In one Oryza glaberrima chromosome 2, OglaRS2, whole genome shotgun sequence genomic region, the following are encoded:
- the LOC127762332 gene encoding transcription factor HY5-like translates to MLHAGSKDERRGQSGEAEAEASGGVHANPSSPARMQEQATSSRPSSSERSSSSGGHHMEIKEGMESDEEIGRVPELGLEPGGASTSGRAAGGGTERAQSSTAQASARRRGRSPADKEHKRLKRLLRNRVSAQQARERKKAYLNDLEVKVKDLEKKNSELEERFSTLQNENQMLRQILKNTTVSRRGPGSTASGEGQ, encoded by the exons ATGCTTCACGCAGGCAGCAAGGACGAGAGGAGAGGACAGAGTGGGGAAGCTGAAGCTGAAGCAAGCGGAGGAGTGCACGCGaatccctcctcgccggcgagaaTGCAGGAGCAGGCAACGAGCTCGCGGCCGTCCAGCTCCGAGAGGTCGTCCAGCTCCGGCGGCCACCACATGGAGATCAAGGAAG GAATGGAGAGCGACGAGGAGATAGGGAGAGTGCCGGAGCTGGGGCTGGAGCCGGGCGGCGCTTCGACGTCggggagggcggccggcggcggaacgGAGCGCGCGCAGTCGTCGACGGCGCAGGccagcgcgcgccgccgcgggcgcagCCCCGCGGATAAGGAGCACAAGCGCCTCAAAAG GTTGCTGAGGAACCGGGTATCAGCGCAGCAGGCaagggagagaaagaaggcATACTTGAATGATCTTGAGGTGAAGGTGAAGGACTTGGAGAAGAAGAACTCAGAGTTGGAAGAAAGATTCTCCACCCTACAGAATGAGAACCAGATGCTCAGACAG ATACTGAAGAATACAACTGTGAGCAGAAGAGGGCCAGGTAGCACTGCTAGTGGAGAGGGTCAATAG